The Astatotilapia calliptera chromosome 2, fAstCal1.2, whole genome shotgun sequence genome includes a window with the following:
- the LOC113009466 gene encoding signal-regulatory protein beta-2-like — MIVLWVTLLVLHRGYTLVPVTSVQLGETVTIPCQLPVIETIRKEVHWYKQRAGDTLKVIWSTRESATPEFAPEFNNSRLKVNHNKHFTNLTILKTNQEDEGIYHCGFTEWRKNTEWTGTYLLVKGNTQRTNYTFVKEKVHPGDSVTLWCSVLSSSNRKTCPGGHNVFWFREANTSHPSIIYTAGNRHHECEKRSETEQSCVYRLSKNISSSDSGTYYCAVATCGEILFGNATKQQMEQAAGLEFIALMIAIICLIISVILNIIFICCRAPRAACKQFQILIVLAPCKTHYI, encoded by the exons ATGATCGTGTTATGGGTTACACTGCTTGTTCTTCACCGAGGAT ATACACTTGTTCCAGTAACTTCAGTTCAACTTGGGGAAACTGTAACCATCCCATGTCAACTGCCTGTGATTGAGACCATTCGTAAAGAAGTCCACTGGTACAAGCAGCGTGCCGGGGACACTCTGAAAGTAATTTGGTCAACAAGGGAATCTGCAACACCTGAGTTTGCGCCTGAGTTTAATAACTCCAGATTGAAGGTAAATCATAATAAACACTTTACCAACCTGACCATTTTGAAGACAAATCAAGAGGACGAGGGAATTTATCACTGTGGATTCACAGAGTGGCGTAAGAATACTGAATGGACCGGGACGTATTTGTTAGTAAAAG GAAACACCCAGAGAACAAACTACACTTTTGTTAAGGAGAAAGTCCATCCAGGAGACTCTGTGACTCTTTGGTGTTCAGTCCTCTCCAGCTCTAACAGAAAGACATGTCCAGGAGGTCACAATGTGTTCTGGTTCAGGGAAGCAAATACATCTCATCCTAGCATCATATACACCGCTGGAAACAGACATCATGAATGTGAGAAAAGATCTGAGACTGAGCAGAGTTGTGTTTATCGCTTGTCTAAGAACATCAGCTCCTCTGATTCTGGGACTTACTACTGTGCTGTGGCCACATGTGGAGAaatattatttggaaatgcaaCTAAACAACAAATGG aGCAAGCAGCAGGTTTGGAATTCATAGCTCTGATGATAGCAATAATCTGCTTGATAATTTCTGTGATTCTCAATATTATTTTCATCTGCTGCCGAGCTCCAAGAGCAGCATGTAAACAATTTCAAA tCTTGATTGTGCTTGCTCCTTGCAAAACTCACTACATTTGA
- the LOC113028686 gene encoding uncharacterized protein LOC113028686 — MIVIWVALLAIHQAYTLIPVTTVQLGEPATLLCDLPETVYSRRVDWYKQSPGDSLQRIWTVKDSAARAFAPEFNNSKWDVNYDKNLSKLTILRTRQEDEGMYHCGFTAWLQNTKWTATYLLVKGNTQRTSNYSVVQKKIAPPGGSVTLHCSLLSNFDNKTCSGGLSMFWFREGSNPSHPSIIYTDGNRHHECGNSSATQQSCVYQFNKSISSSEEGTYYCAVATCGKILFGKGTKLQIEQRRGSEFSALVIALACLAISVIVNIILICCRNPRASCEQFKKKSSSQARQSDLCQTVDNSAESGHDLNYAALHFSGRKATSTRGKKKNELETEESVYSQVKCKM; from the exons ATGATTGTGATATGGGTTGCACTGCTTGCTATTCATCAAGCAT acACACTTATTCCAGTAACTACAGTTCAACTCGGTGAACCTGCAACATTACTATGTGACCTGCCTGAGACCGTGTACAGCCGTAGAGTCGACTGGTACAAGCAGAGTCCTGGGGACAGTCTGCAAAggatttggacagtgaaggactCTGCAGCACGTGCCTTTGCACCTGAGTTCAACAACTCAAAATGGGATGTTAATTATGACAAGAATTTGAGCAAACTGACCATTTTGAGGACAAGACAAGAGGACGAGGGAATGTATCACTGCGGATTCACAGCGTGGCTCCAAAATACCAAATGGACTGCGACATATTTGTTAGTAAAAG GAAACACCCAGAGAACATCGAACTATTCTGTTGTTCAAAAGAAGATAGCCCCTCCAGGAGGCTCAGTCACTCTTCATTGTTCACTCCTCTCTAATTTTGATAACAAGACATGTTCCGGAGGTCTCAGTATGTTCTGGTTTAGAGAAGGATCAAATCCATCTCATCCTAGCATCATCTACACTGATGGAAACAGACATCATGAATGTGGGAATAGCTCTGCGACCCAGCAGAGTTGTGTTTATCAATTCAATAAAAGTATTAGCTCCTCAGAAGAAGGGACTTACTATTGTGCTGTGGCCACATGTGGGAAGATATTGTTTGGAAAAGGAACTAAACTGCAAATAg AGCAAAGAAGAGGTTCTGAATTTTCTGCACTGGTGATAGCATTAGCCTGCTTGGCCATTTCTGTGATTGTCAATATTATTTTGATCTGTTGCCGAAACCCAAGAGCATCATGCGAACAATTTAAAA agaaaagctCTTCACAAGCAAGGCAAAGTGATTTATGCCAAACAGTGGACAACAGT GCTGAAAGTGGACATGATCTAAACTATGCTGCTCTACACTTCTCTGGAAGGAAAGCTACATCTAcaagaggaaagaagaagaatgaacTGGAAACTGAAGAAAGTGTTTATTCTCAAGttaaatgcaaaatgtaa